Proteins encoded together in one Jaculus jaculus isolate mJacJac1 chromosome 7, mJacJac1.mat.Y.cur, whole genome shotgun sequence window:
- the Rtraf gene encoding RNA transcription, translation and transport factor protein yields the protein MFRRKLTALDYHNPTGFNCKDETEFRNFIVWLEDQKIRHYKIEDRGNLRNIHSSDWPKFFEKYLKDVNCPFKIQDRQEAIDWLLGLAVRLEYGDNAEKYKDLVPDNTKNTDNAAKNAEPLINLDVNNPDFKAGVMALANLLQIQRHDDYLVMLKAIRILVQERLTQDAVAKANQTKEGLPVALDKHILGFDTGDAVLNEAAQILRLLHIEELRELQTKINEAIVAVQAIIADPKTDHRLGKVGR from the exons ATGTTCCGACGCAAGCTGACTGCTCTCGACTACCACAACCCCACCGGCTTCAACTGCAAAG ATGAAACAGAATTTAGAAACTTTATTGTTTGGCTGGAAGACCAGAAAATCAGACACTACAAGATTGAAGACAGAGGTAATTTAAGAAACATCCATAGCAGTGACTGGCCCAAGTTTTTTGAaaag TATCTCAAAGATGTTAACTGTCCTTTCAAGATTCAGGATCGACAAGAAGCAATTGACTGGCTTCTTGGTTTAGCTGTTAGACTTGAATATGGAGATAATG CTGAAAAATACAAGGACTTAGTACCTGATAATACAAAAAATACTGACAATGCAGCTAAAAATGCAGAGCCATTGATCAACTTGGATG TAAATAATCCTGATTTTAAGGCTGGTGTAATGGCTTTGGCTAACCTCCTTCAGATCCAGCGCCACGATGATTATCTGGTGATGCTTAAG gcaattcGCATTTTGGTTCAAGAGCGTCTGACACAGGATGCAGTTGCTAAAGCAAATCAAACAAAAGAG ggcttACCTGTTGCTTTAGACAAACATATTCTTGGTTTTGACACAGGAG ATGCAGTTCTTAATGAAGCTGCTCAGATTCTGCGATTGCTGCATATAGAAGAGCTCAGAGAGCTGcagacaaaaattaatgaagccATAGTAGCTGTTCAGGCAATTATTGCTGATCCAAAGACAGATCACAGACTGGGCAAAGTTGGAAGATGA